A genomic region of Dactylococcopsis salina PCC 8305 contains the following coding sequences:
- a CDS encoding DUF2256 domain-containing protein, with product MARQRKKSDLPTKTCVVCGRPFTWRKKWANCWDEVKYCSDRCRRRKS from the coding sequence ATGGCACGTCAAAGAAAAAAATCTGATTTACCAACCAAAACTTGTGTTGTCTGTGGTCGTCCATTTACATGGCGAAAAAAATGGGCGAATTGTTGGGATGAGGTGAAATATTGCTCCGATCGATGTCGGCGCCGAAAATCTTAA
- a CDS encoding class I SAM-dependent methyltransferase, which produces MKCNLCQGQTQLFFQGRHGAYFRCLHCQGISLSPEYFPTPEAEQQRYETHNNNVEDVRYQKFVSPIVKQILADFSPSNQGLDFGCGTGPVISYLLSQSGYSIAQYDPFFCNDQAVFNTTYDFIICCEVIEHFQQPDREFSQLYSLLNSGGKLYCMTDLFTEEIDFKRWSYKEDCTHVFFYHRQSLEWIKKAYRFASLQNQGRLIILEK; this is translated from the coding sequence ATGAAATGTAATTTATGTCAAGGACAAACGCAACTTTTTTTTCAAGGAAGACATGGGGCATATTTTCGCTGTTTGCACTGTCAGGGAATTTCTTTATCTCCTGAATATTTTCCCACACCAGAAGCAGAACAACAACGATATGAAACCCATAATAATAACGTTGAAGATGTGAGATATCAAAAGTTTGTTTCTCCGATCGTCAAGCAGATTTTAGCTGACTTTTCCCCATCAAATCAAGGCTTAGATTTTGGTTGTGGAACTGGCCCCGTTATTTCTTATCTCCTCAGTCAATCTGGGTATTCGATCGCGCAATATGATCCATTTTTCTGCAACGATCAAGCGGTTTTCAATACAACTTATGATTTTATTATTTGTTGTGAAGTAATTGAGCATTTTCAGCAGCCCGATCGAGAATTTAGTCAGCTTTATTCTCTTTTAAATTCTGGGGGAAAACTTTATTGTATGACTGATTTATTTACAGAAGAAATCGACTTTAAGCGATGGTCTTATAAAGAAGATTGTACTCATGTGTTTTTCTATCATCGTCAAAGTTTAGAATGGATCAAGAAAGCATATCGTTTCGCCAGTCTTCAAAATCAAGGGAGACTAATTATTTTAGAAAAATGA
- a CDS encoding rubredoxin yields the protein MTEPAEEKTLAEAAPSRYECRSCGYVYEPNKGDSGQNIPAGTAFEDLPSQWRCPVCGARRTVFDDIGAIDAPSGFQDNLSYGFGVNRLTPRQKNLLIFGALGLGFLMFLSFYGLS from the coding sequence ATGACTGAGCCTGCTGAAGAAAAAACCCTCGCCGAAGCTGCTCCCTCTCGCTATGAGTGTCGCAGTTGTGGCTACGTTTACGAACCGAACAAAGGGGATAGTGGTCAAAATATCCCCGCTGGAACCGCTTTTGAAGACTTACCCTCTCAGTGGCGTTGTCCAGTTTGCGGAGCGCGACGCACTGTGTTTGATGATATCGGCGCGATCGATGCTCCGTCAGGCTTTCAGGATAACCTATCCTATGGCTTTGGCGTGAATCGCTTAACCCCAAGACAGAAAAATCTTCTCATCTTTGGTGCGTTAGGTTTAGGATTTTTAATGTTCCTGAGTTTTTATGGTCTGAGTTAG
- a CDS encoding photosynthesis system II assembly factor Ycf48, with protein MSIVLRNIKQFVLWSAIALFTVSCSQVPSTESNPWRVLENLPTEETMLDLAFTGDPNHGWMVGNQATLLETTDGGETWERKELELENEKLDFLSVSFVGEEGWIAGEPSVLLHTKDGGEHWSRIPLSKKLPGEPYSIIAKGEDTAEMTTNVGAIYETTNGGKNWQALVQEAVGVARNISRSPDGKYITVSARGNFYSTWTPGDQAWQAHERNTSRRVQNMGFTPDGRVWLLARGGQVQFTESEDFDSWQEPEYPEFSSSKGLLDIGYRTEDEFWVSGGSGDLFRYAQTKGVWEKDREMQNVPGNFYRVKFFSPEKGFILGDRGTVLKYEATNQAA; from the coding sequence ATGAGTATCGTTTTAAGAAATATTAAGCAATTTGTCTTATGGAGCGCGATCGCGCTGTTTACAGTCAGTTGTAGTCAAGTTCCCTCAACGGAATCCAATCCCTGGCGAGTATTGGAAAATCTACCAACCGAAGAAACCATGTTAGACTTAGCCTTTACAGGTGATCCGAATCATGGTTGGATGGTAGGAAACCAAGCGACGTTACTGGAAACCACCGATGGAGGAGAAACTTGGGAAAGAAAAGAGTTAGAACTGGAAAACGAAAAATTAGATTTCCTTTCCGTTAGTTTCGTGGGAGAAGAAGGCTGGATTGCTGGCGAGCCTTCTGTGTTACTACATACCAAGGATGGTGGCGAACACTGGTCACGAATTCCTTTGAGTAAAAAGTTACCAGGAGAACCCTATAGCATCATTGCCAAAGGGGAAGACACCGCAGAAATGACCACCAATGTGGGAGCAATTTATGAAACCACCAATGGGGGCAAAAATTGGCAAGCATTGGTACAAGAAGCGGTGGGAGTCGCCCGAAATATCTCTCGCTCTCCTGATGGGAAATACATCACCGTTTCCGCTCGTGGTAACTTCTACTCCACATGGACACCTGGGGATCAAGCATGGCAAGCCCATGAACGAAATACCTCCCGTCGTGTGCAAAATATGGGGTTTACTCCCGATGGACGAGTCTGGTTACTCGCTCGCGGTGGTCAAGTTCAATTCACAGAATCCGAAGACTTCGACAGTTGGCAAGAACCCGAATATCCCGAATTTTCTAGCTCTAAGGGATTATTGGACATCGGTTATCGCACTGAAGATGAGTTTTGGGTGAGCGGTGGTAGCGGTGACTTATTCCGTTATGCTCAAACCAAAGGCGTTTGGGAAAAAGACCGCGAGATGCAAAATGTTCCTGGGAATTTCTATCGCGTGAAATTTTTTAGTCCTGAAAAGGGATTTATCCTCGGCGATCGCGGAACCGTCCTCAAATACGAAGCAACAAACCAAGCCGCATAA
- the psbE gene encoding cytochrome b559 subunit alpha, producing MSGDTGERPFGDIITSVRYWVIHSITIPMLFIAGWLFVQTGLAYDAFGTPRPDEYFTQQRQELPIISDRFKAREEVEEFNK from the coding sequence ATGTCTGGAGATACAGGAGAGCGTCCTTTTGGTGATATTATTACCAGCGTTCGTTACTGGGTAATTCATAGCATTACCATCCCCATGTTATTCATTGCTGGCTGGCTATTTGTCCAGACTGGCTTGGCTTATGATGCCTTTGGAACCCCTCGCCCCGATGAGTATTTTACTCAACAACGGCAGGAATTACCCATCATTAGCGATCGATTTAAAGCCAGAGAAGAAGTGGAAGAATTTAATAAGTAA
- the psbF gene encoding cytochrome b559 subunit beta has protein sequence MTTNRPNEPVTYPIFTIRWLAVHTLAVPSVFFLGAIAAMQFIQR, from the coding sequence ATGACAACTAATCGTCCCAATGAACCCGTTACCTATCCGATTTTTACCATCCGTTGGTTAGCCGTCCATACTTTAGCAGTGCCTAGCGTCTTCTTTTTAGGCGCGATCGCTGCGATGCAGTTTATTCAAAGATAG
- a CDS encoding photosystem II reaction center protein L, translating to MVDRNQNPNKQPVELNRTSLYLGLLLVFVLGILFSSYFFN from the coding sequence ATGGTCGATCGTAATCAAAACCCCAATAAACAGCCAGTAGAACTGAACCGAACTTCCCTTTATTTAGGGTTGTTGCTTGTTTTCGTCTTAGGAATTCTGTTCTCCAGTTATTTCTTTAACTAA
- a CDS encoding photosystem II reaction center protein J produces MSGKIPLWIVATIAGLGIIAVVGIFFYGSYAGVGSAV; encoded by the coding sequence ATGTCTGGGAAAATCCCGCTTTGGATTGTTGCAACCATTGCCGGTTTAGGAATTATTGCTGTCGTCGGCATCTTTTTCTATGGCTCTTATGCAGGAGTTGGCTCTGCCGTATAA
- a CDS encoding DNA cytosine methyltransferase gives MLFNQIQSLRYVDLFCGIGGFRIATETVCKNYNLKPVCVFSSDWDLDAQKTYQANFNDSPQGDLTKIPVEAIPKHDLLLAGFPCQPFSICGKLNGFEDIRGTAFFDIARILDYHQPEALVLENVKQLVGHQKGKTLQIILEVLRNLGYYVEYKVLNALDFGLPQKRERVFIVGCRQSVRFQWTFPDFEMKSLSTILEKDVPLNYYASERIQQNRIVKYTGKISNEPTIWHENKAGHISAYPYSCAIRAGASYNYLLVDGKRRLTEREMLRLQGFPDEFKVVCSYTAMRKLVGNSVAIPCVRAVLECLFKTVINPLLSPQPSTYY, from the coding sequence ATGTTATTCAATCAAATTCAGAGCCTAAGATATGTTGACTTATTTTGTGGAATTGGTGGCTTTAGAATTGCCACGGAAACCGTTTGTAAAAATTACAACCTTAAACCCGTTTGTGTTTTTTCCTCTGATTGGGATTTAGATGCACAGAAAACTTATCAAGCTAACTTTAATGATTCTCCCCAAGGAGACTTAACTAAAATTCCAGTAGAAGCAATTCCAAAACATGATTTACTTTTAGCAGGGTTTCCTTGTCAGCCTTTTAGCATTTGTGGGAAACTCAACGGCTTTGAAGATATCAGAGGAACCGCTTTTTTCGACATTGCTAGAATTTTAGACTATCATCAACCAGAAGCTCTCGTTTTAGAAAATGTTAAGCAATTAGTAGGACATCAAAAGGGAAAAACGTTACAGATTATTTTAGAAGTTTTAAGAAATTTAGGATATTATGTGGAATATAAAGTCTTAAATGCACTGGATTTTGGCTTACCACAGAAACGGGAAAGAGTTTTTATTGTTGGCTGTCGTCAGTCGGTGCGTTTTCAGTGGACGTTTCCAGACTTTGAAATGAAATCGTTATCAACTATTCTGGAAAAAGATGTTCCTCTCAATTACTACGCTTCAGAAAGAATACAACAGAATCGTATCGTTAAATATACGGGAAAAATTAGTAATGAACCGACAATTTGGCATGAAAATAAAGCTGGACATATTAGTGCTTATCCCTATTCTTGTGCGATTCGTGCTGGTGCTTCCTATAATTATTTATTAGTGGATGGAAAACGGCGTTTAACTGAAAGAGAAATGCTAAGATTACAAGGATTTCCCGATGAGTTTAAGGTAGTGTGTTCTTATACCGCGATGCGAAAACTGGTGGGAAATAGTGTAGCAATTCCCTGTGTTAGAGCCGTTTTAGAATGTTTATTTAAGACGGTGATTAATCCTTTACTCTCACCGCAACCCAGTACATATTATTAA
- a CDS encoding YcjF family protein, which translates to MPSPRLLLLILSISVVLVLMIWLVSALYQLYIQIAFTAPILANLLLLLLMAVITLLIGAVIYYFQGGFKPKKKRKKRQSNIKAPAEKNEAAQANLQAVRKQVEQIQDEVAQQALLEKSQALEANFNRQGFQVVVFGTVSAGKTSLVNALMGRVVGEVSAPMGTTQAGETYRLQLSEIDKEIFVIDTPGILEAGVMGTERENLARELATEADLLLFVVDNDLRQSEYDPLSVLAEIGKRSLLIFNKTDLYTDEDQQQIIEKLQSRVQTYISPHDVISIAANPSPFHTDTGDTVQPEPDIMPLIKRLAAILRAEGADLIADNILLQSQRLGEEARRLIDTQRRRQADQVIQRYQWVGAGVIAVTPLPVVDMLGTAAVNAQMVVEIGKIYGCEINYDHGRELAFSLGRTLVSLGVVKGVVQMVSTALQMTVAAYVVGKAIQGVSAAYLTRIAGKSFIEYFRQDQDWGDGGMTEVVKRQFQLNRRDEFVKSFLGEAIEKVVQPLMNESEATEEDQENDDFNHYNDDWYEPPERNLEKW; encoded by the coding sequence ATGCCCTCACCGCGTCTGCTACTATTAATTTTAAGCATTAGCGTTGTTCTCGTGCTGATGATTTGGTTGGTGAGCGCTCTTTACCAACTTTACATCCAAATTGCTTTTACTGCGCCAATTTTAGCGAATTTATTACTGTTGTTATTAATGGCGGTGATTACACTTTTGATTGGTGCGGTTATTTATTATTTCCAAGGTGGATTTAAACCAAAGAAAAAGCGGAAAAAACGTCAATCAAACATCAAAGCACCAGCCGAAAAAAACGAAGCCGCCCAAGCGAATTTACAAGCAGTACGGAAGCAAGTTGAGCAAATTCAAGATGAAGTGGCGCAACAAGCCTTATTAGAAAAATCGCAAGCATTAGAAGCCAATTTCAATCGTCAAGGTTTCCAGGTTGTTGTATTTGGAACAGTATCGGCGGGAAAAACATCATTAGTCAATGCGTTAATGGGGCGTGTTGTGGGAGAAGTAAGCGCCCCCATGGGAACAACGCAAGCGGGAGAAACCTATCGCTTACAACTCTCAGAAATTGATAAAGAGATTTTCGTGATTGATACTCCTGGCATTTTAGAAGCAGGGGTGATGGGAACAGAAAGAGAAAACTTAGCGCGAGAGTTAGCAACGGAAGCGGATTTATTATTGTTTGTGGTAGATAATGATTTACGTCAATCGGAATATGATCCGTTATCTGTTTTGGCGGAAATTGGGAAACGATCGTTGCTGATTTTTAATAAGACTGATCTTTATACAGATGAGGATCAACAGCAAATTATAGAAAAACTCCAATCCCGTGTTCAAACCTATATTTCTCCCCATGATGTCATTTCTATTGCGGCGAATCCTTCTCCTTTTCACACGGACACAGGAGATACCGTTCAACCCGAACCTGATATTATGCCCCTAATCAAACGGTTAGCGGCGATTCTACGAGCAGAAGGAGCAGACTTAATCGCTGATAATATCCTACTACAGTCTCAACGTTTAGGAGAAGAGGCACGCCGTCTCATTGACACGCAACGTCGTCGTCAAGCGGATCAGGTGATTCAACGTTATCAGTGGGTGGGCGCGGGAGTGATTGCGGTAACACCGCTTCCCGTTGTTGATATGTTGGGAACAGCGGCGGTTAACGCGCAGATGGTGGTGGAAATTGGGAAAATTTATGGCTGTGAAATCAACTATGATCACGGACGAGAGTTAGCGTTTTCTTTGGGAAGAACTTTGGTGAGTTTAGGAGTGGTGAAAGGGGTGGTGCAAATGGTTTCTACGGCGTTACAGATGACTGTGGCGGCTTATGTGGTGGGAAAAGCCATTCAAGGGGTTAGCGCCGCTTATCTGACTCGGATTGCTGGGAAAAGTTTTATTGAGTATTTCCGTCAGGATCAGGATTGGGGAGATGGCGGCATGACGGAAGTTGTAAAGCGTCAATTTCAGTTAAATCGTCGGGATGAGTTTGTAAAATCTTTTCTCGGAGAGGCGATCGAAAAAGTGGTTCAACCGTTGATGAATGAATCGGAAGCAACGGAAGAAGACCAAGAAAATGATGATTTTAATCATTATAATGATGATTGGTATGAGCCACCAGAACGTAATTTAGAAAAATGGTAA
- a CDS encoding peptidoglycan D,D-transpeptidase FtsI family protein — protein sequence MMQKMSWEIRRLILIWLVLFLGSVGLGVRVYHLQIVKGEELQQKAERQQQSSLKSYIPRRSVIDSEGNVLAADRVVYTLYVHPALFSKPSEEVAEKLAKILEDISESELLQRFQQQPTGIRLRDYLTEELADKIRALGISGLDLNTDYERYYPYEKLAANVIGYVQQDDHQGKTGIEFTQQEKLTRLPRKLSAIKRTGQGEVLPISLPPEAVSFDERKLQLTINVSLQRLAHQALKKQMKAFNAKRGTIIVMDVNTGELLSLVTEPTFNPNQYFKYDLEDMRNWAVTDLYEPGSTFKPINVAIALEAGLITPQTKIYDPGKMKVGGWTIRNHDYFSNGGHGKIGIDEILQVSSNVGMIKIIERMSPQDYYNKLQQLGLEQRVGIDLMGETPGYIKPEFQFVNYPIEPATASFGQGFSLTPIKLAQLHSAIANGGYLVTPYVVKGLVNQNGEIFDQKAHPKKQVFSPQTTQQVLKMMESVVSEGSGENSKIPGYRLGGKTGTAQKASNGYYRNGKITSFVSIFPFKNPRYVVLAVVDEPRKPLAFGSTVAAPIVKEILEGLITIKGIPPTHPEEFNPKEEDKP from the coding sequence ATGATGCAAAAAATGAGTTGGGAAATCCGAAGATTAATCTTGATTTGGTTAGTTCTTTTTCTAGGATCAGTGGGATTAGGAGTGAGAGTCTATCATCTGCAAATTGTCAAAGGAGAAGAACTACAACAAAAAGCAGAAAGACAACAGCAATCTTCTCTTAAATCTTATATTCCTCGTCGTTCAGTAATTGATAGTGAAGGCAATGTTTTAGCCGCCGATCGAGTCGTTTACACCCTCTATGTTCATCCCGCTTTATTTAGTAAACCCTCAGAAGAAGTCGCGGAGAAACTAGCAAAAATCTTAGAAGATATCAGTGAATCAGAGTTGTTACAAAGGTTTCAACAACAACCAACAGGAATCCGATTACGAGATTATTTAACCGAAGAATTAGCGGATAAAATTAGAGCATTAGGAATCAGTGGCTTAGACTTAAATACAGATTATGAACGTTATTATCCTTATGAAAAATTAGCAGCTAATGTCATCGGATATGTTCAACAAGATGATCATCAAGGAAAAACAGGAATTGAGTTTACACAACAAGAAAAATTAACTCGTCTTCCTCGCAAACTATCAGCAATTAAACGGACTGGACAAGGAGAAGTTTTACCCATTTCCCTTCCTCCAGAAGCAGTAAGTTTTGATGAAAGAAAACTCCAACTAACTATTAATGTTAGTTTACAACGTCTTGCTCATCAGGCTTTAAAAAAGCAAATGAAAGCGTTTAATGCGAAACGGGGAACAATCATTGTTATGGATGTTAACACAGGGGAGTTATTATCTTTAGTAACTGAACCAACATTTAATCCGAATCAATATTTTAAGTATGATTTAGAGGATATGAGAAATTGGGCGGTTACTGATTTATATGAACCTGGATCAACATTTAAACCGATTAACGTTGCGATCGCCCTAGAAGCAGGATTAATTACTCCACAAACTAAAATTTATGATCCTGGAAAAATGAAAGTAGGAGGATGGACAATTCGCAACCACGATTATTTTAGCAATGGTGGTCATGGGAAGATAGGAATTGATGAAATTTTACAAGTTTCTAGTAATGTGGGGATGATTAAAATCATTGAGAGAATGTCTCCGCAAGATTACTATAATAAATTACAACAATTAGGTTTAGAACAACGAGTGGGAATTGATTTAATGGGAGAAACCCCAGGCTATATTAAACCTGAGTTTCAATTTGTTAATTATCCCATTGAACCAGCGACCGCCTCTTTTGGTCAAGGGTTTTCTTTAACACCCATAAAACTCGCTCAACTTCACAGCGCGATCGCAAATGGGGGATATTTAGTTACCCCTTATGTGGTCAAAGGATTAGTGAATCAAAATGGAGAAATATTTGATCAAAAAGCGCATCCGAAAAAGCAAGTTTTTTCCCCACAAACCACACAACAAGTTTTAAAAATGATGGAAAGTGTGGTCAGTGAGGGAAGCGGTGAAAATTCAAAAATTCCTGGTTATCGTCTTGGGGGAAAAACAGGAACAGCGCAAAAAGCCAGTAATGGCTATTATCGTAATGGTAAAATTACCAGTTTTGTGAGTATCTTTCCTTTTAAAAATCCGCGTTATGTGGTGTTAGCCGTAGTCGATGAACCACGGAAACCTTTGGCGTTTGGATCAACCGTTGCGGCGCCGATTGTCAAGGAAATTCTTGAAGGCTTGATTACCATTAAAGGAATACCCCCGACTCATCCCGAAGAATTTAATCCGAAAGAGGAAGACAAACCGTAG
- a CDS encoding glutathione S-transferase — protein MLLLQFSTSHYCRKARLALGYKKVKYEVENLTPGFHILKLKPLTGLTTVPALQPTPEPTIGDSTRILHYLESHYPQPSYTLSNPEQNRYAWLLEDWLDESIGTATRFVYYDWRSKEGKSINPSLSSQLVINIVRRQYGITPASVKLAKERLQNAIEVLSTWQEKPFLVGESFSVADLAAAALLSPLALIPEYRQEYPWLFQRIAETHQTCGEPLPPGLD, from the coding sequence ATGCTTTTATTACAGTTTAGTACCTCTCATTATTGTCGAAAGGCAAGACTTGCTTTAGGTTATAAAAAAGTTAAGTATGAAGTGGAAAACTTAACCCCAGGTTTCCATATTCTTAAACTCAAACCGCTTACGGGTTTAACCACAGTTCCCGCATTACAACCCACTCCCGAACCAACCATTGGTGATTCTACTCGCATTTTGCACTATTTAGAGAGTCATTATCCCCAACCGAGTTATACGCTTTCTAATCCTGAACAGAATCGCTATGCTTGGCTATTAGAAGATTGGTTGGATGAAAGCATTGGGACAGCCACTCGTTTTGTATATTATGATTGGCGATCGAAGGAAGGAAAATCGATCAACCCTAGCTTATCGTCTCAATTAGTAATTAATATTGTTCGTCGTCAGTATGGAATTACTCCCGCCAGCGTTAAACTAGCAAAAGAACGCTTGCAAAATGCGATCGAGGTTTTATCTACTTGGCAAGAAAAACCGTTTTTAGTCGGGGAATCTTTCAGTGTGGCTGATCTGGCGGCGGCTGCTTTATTAAGTCCTTTAGCCCTAATTCCAGAATACCGTCAAGAATACCCCTGGCTATTTCAACGCATCGCAGAAACTCATCAAACTTGTGGCGAACCGCTTCCCCCAGGATTAGATTAA
- a CDS encoding bifunctional heptose 7-phosphate kinase/heptose 1-phosphate adenyltransferase: MTEINSFFAELEANSQRLFHLLDRFEHPKILVVGDLALDEFVTGEVERLSREAPVLILRHEKTAQIPGGGANAVYNLAKLGANVQVAGIVGDDPQGDALKRIFVKAGVGIDGIITDPDRATVTKTRISGHARQSVTQQIVRLDRKSDHPPHTDCIAQIANFVKESVSDVDAVVCSDYGDGVCSAAVINATLAHHRNIVDTQTNLSRYLGATVFTPNLPEAEKAVGYSINNETLLQQAGKNLLTLTEAEYILLTRGEEGMSLFSQTGEVHHIPPFNRTDVFDVTGAGDTVVAALTISLCAGATAWEASVLGNLAASIVVRQFGTATTDVEAMKLGLQTILDDPSLLL, from the coding sequence ATGACGGAGATCAATTCTTTTTTTGCAGAATTAGAAGCCAATTCCCAAAGGCTGTTTCACCTCTTGGATCGGTTTGAACATCCCAAAATTTTGGTCGTGGGAGATTTAGCGTTAGATGAATTTGTTACTGGTGAGGTGGAACGTTTATCACGAGAAGCGCCCGTGTTGATTTTGCGCCACGAGAAAACCGCACAAATTCCGGGCGGGGGCGCAAATGCGGTGTATAATCTGGCTAAGTTGGGGGCAAATGTGCAAGTCGCGGGAATTGTCGGTGATGATCCGCAAGGAGACGCATTAAAAAGGATTTTTGTCAAGGCTGGGGTAGGAATTGACGGAATTATTACTGATCCCGATCGCGCGACGGTGACAAAAACTCGAATTTCGGGTCACGCTAGGCAATCCGTTACGCAACAAATTGTACGGCTCGATCGAAAATCTGACCACCCGCCACACACCGACTGCATAGCACAAATCGCCAATTTTGTCAAGGAATCGGTTTCTGATGTCGATGCGGTAGTTTGTTCCGACTATGGGGATGGTGTTTGTAGCGCCGCCGTTATTAACGCCACCTTAGCCCATCACCGCAACATTGTTGACACACAAACCAATTTATCCCGTTATCTTGGCGCAACCGTCTTTACTCCCAACCTTCCCGAAGCCGAGAAAGCAGTGGGATATAGTATCAACAACGAAACCTTACTCCAACAAGCGGGAAAAAACTTATTAACCCTCACCGAAGCCGAATATATACTTCTCACCAGAGGAGAAGAAGGAATGAGTTTATTTAGCCAAACGGGAGAAGTCCATCATATCCCACCGTTTAACCGCACCGATGTTTTTGACGTAACGGGTGCGGGAGATACCGTTGTCGCCGCCTTAACTATCAGTTTATGCGCGGGTGCGACAGCTTGGGAAGCCTCAGTGTTAGGAAATTTAGCCGCGAGTATTGTTGTCCGTCAGTTTGGCACTGCGACCACTGATGTAGAAGCAATGAAACTGGGATTACAAACAATTTTAGATGATCCCAGTTTGTTACTTTGA
- a CDS encoding dihydrolipoyl dehydrogenase family protein: protein MAVDYDIVIIGGGSGGLVVASAAAQLNAKVALVEKSRLGGDCLWFGCVPSKSLLHASRVAHEVKHSSRFGIYTTPPDIQFSEATGHVQNVISTIQPHDSPERFESLGVEVIFGEGQFKDQKTFTVNGRDLKARAFVVSTGSRPQVPPIEGIEEAGFLTNEQIFSLKERPQSLAVIGAGPIGCELGQAMHRLGSQVTIVSSREQILPKEDPEAALVVEKQLEADGVNILRGKRAKKVEVIDGKKHLWVGKEKIVVDEILVSSGRVPNVHSLNLEAAGVEYTEKGIVVNQKLQTTNKRIYGCGDVIGGYQFTHVAGYEAAVVVQNALFFPSAKADYRVIPWATFTEPELARVGLSEKQARDRYGDKIEVLKQEFADVDRAQAERATEGFAKIITTSKGEILGAHLVGPSAGELIHEIILAMKNKLPVSALTGIIHIYPTLSEVNSKAALQLKKRNYAKNQGLQNALRKLFGLLRSIT from the coding sequence ATGGCAGTAGATTATGATATCGTTATCATCGGCGGTGGTTCTGGTGGTTTAGTGGTCGCCAGTGCGGCAGCGCAATTAAACGCGAAAGTTGCGCTCGTGGAAAAAAGCCGTTTAGGGGGAGACTGTCTCTGGTTTGGCTGTGTTCCCAGTAAGTCTTTACTCCATGCGTCTAGAGTCGCCCATGAAGTGAAACACAGTTCCCGTTTTGGTATCTATACCACACCGCCTGATATTCAATTCTCGGAAGCTACGGGTCATGTCCAGAACGTTATTAGCACCATCCAACCCCATGATTCCCCAGAACGGTTTGAAAGTCTAGGGGTAGAAGTGATTTTTGGGGAAGGTCAATTTAAGGATCAGAAAACCTTTACCGTGAATGGACGGGACTTAAAAGCCCGTGCGTTCGTGGTTTCTACGGGGTCTCGTCCGCAAGTTCCCCCGATTGAAGGGATTGAAGAAGCGGGTTTCTTGACCAATGAACAGATATTTTCCTTAAAAGAGCGTCCCCAGTCATTAGCAGTCATTGGCGCGGGGCCGATCGGGTGTGAATTGGGACAAGCAATGCACCGTTTAGGCTCACAAGTAACCATTGTTTCCAGTCGAGAACAGATTCTCCCGAAAGAAGACCCAGAAGCGGCGTTGGTGGTAGAAAAACAGTTAGAAGCTGATGGGGTGAACATTCTGCGAGGAAAAAGGGCGAAAAAAGTAGAAGTGATTGATGGGAAAAAACATCTCTGGGTAGGGAAAGAGAAAATTGTAGTTGATGAAATTTTAGTGTCTTCAGGGCGTGTTCCCAATGTTCATTCCTTAAACTTAGAAGCAGCAGGGGTGGAATATACCGAAAAAGGGATTGTTGTTAATCAAAAACTGCAAACCACCAATAAGCGCATTTATGGCTGTGGGGATGTCATTGGCGGTTATCAGTTTACCCATGTCGCTGGTTATGAAGCAGCGGTTGTGGTGCAAAATGCACTCTTTTTCCCGTCCGCAAAAGCCGATTATCGGGTTATTCCTTGGGCGACATTTACCGAACCCGAATTGGCTCGTGTGGGGTTAAGTGAAAAACAAGCTCGTGATCGCTATGGGGATAAAATTGAAGTGCTAAAACAAGAGTTTGCTGATGTCGATCGCGCTCAAGCAGAGAGAGCAACCGAGGGCTTTGCCAAAATTATCACTACTTCCAAAGGAGAGATTTTGGGAGCGCATTTAGTGGGGCCATCTGCGGGGGAATTAATCCATGAAATTATTCTCGCGATGAAGAATAAGTTACCCGTTTCGGCGCTAACGGGAATTATTCATATTTATCCCACGCTTTCCGAGGTGAATAGTAAGGCGGCGCTACAGTTGAAAAAGCGCAATTATGCCAAAAATCAAGGGTTACAGAATGCTTTACGGAAGCTGTTTGGCTTGCTTCGATCGATAACCTGA